In the genome of Xanthomonas hortorum pv. pelargonii, the window CCATCGGCCACTTCGAAGCTGACATCGGTCAGCGCCTGGTGGCCACCGGCGTAGTGCTTGCTGACGTTGTCGAAACGCAGAACGGTCATCCAGCGATTATGCCGGAGCGCCAGCGCTTGCGTCGCATCGCCGATGCGCGGCGATGCGATTGCAGCGGCAACAGATCAGTTGCCGGAGACCAGCGAACGCAATCTGCGGCCGATACGACTCAGCAGCGACGGGCTACCCGACGGCTTGGTCGCACTGCGCACCGGCTTTGCGACCACCTGGGTCGGCTTGCGCGGTGCGGCCGGCGCAGCAACCGGTGTGGACGCCACCGCTGGCTCCCCACCTTCGACCGGACGACCGTTGCGGCGACGACGCCGCTTGCGCGGTGCGCGCTCGGCATCGGCCACGCCGGTCGACGGCGCTTCGGTCGTCGCTGCGGCGACCACAGGGGTTTCCGAAGCTGCTGCAACGGTTGCGGTCTCGGCGGCAACGTCGCCTTCGACACGCGGCTTGCGGCGCGGACGCGGCTTGGCATCGGCACTGCCGCCATCACGGCGGCCACCACCACTGCTGCTGCCGCTGCGCGAGGCGCCACCCGGGCCGCTGCGGCCACCGCCACGACGCTGTTCTTCGGCAGCACGCTGTTCGCGCGCCTCGCGGAAGATCGTGCCCACGCTGTCGCCAGCGTCGGCGTCGACCTCTTCGCCTTCCACCGGCACGCGTGCGGTACGCGGCAACGGGATCAGCAGTTCAGAGGTCACCGGCTCGACCGGGATCTTCTGCGCGATGTAGGCCTCGATGTCCGGCAGGCTCATCGCATAGCGCTCGCAGGCGAAGCTGATCGCATCGCCTTCTTCGCCCAGACGCGCGGTACGGCCGATGCGGTGCACATAGTCTTCCGCATCGAACGGCAGGTCGTAGTTGTAGACGTACTTGACGCCGTCGATGTGCAGGCCGCGCGCGGCCACATCGGTGGCGACCAGGATCTCGAGCTGGCCCTTCTGGAAGCGGTTGAGCAGCGACTCGCGCTTCTTCTGCGGCACATCGCCGGACAACACACCGACCCGGTAACCATGACGCTCCAGCGTGCGCGCCACGCGCTCGACGAACGCCTTGGTGTTGACGAACACCATGGTGCGCGCGCCTTCGCTACGCGACAGCAAGCCGAGCAGCAGCGTCTGCTTCTCTTCGTCTGAGGGGAAATAGATACGCTGACGTACGCGTGCGGCAGTGATGGTCTCGGTTTCGACCACCAGCTTCTCCGGCTCGTTCATGTGCTCGTAGGCGAGCTCGAGCACGCGGTGGCTGAGCGTGGCCGAGAACAGCAGCGTCTGGCGGGTGCCGCGCTCGGGCATGCGCCGCAGCAGGAAGCGAATGTCCCTGATGAAGCCCAGATCGAACATGCGGTCGGCTTCGTCCAGCACGCAGATCTCGCAGGCGTGCAGCGAGACCACCTTGTGCTGCTTGACGTAGTCGATCAGCCGGCCCGGGGTGGCGATGATCACGTCCACGCCCTGCTGCAGCAGCTCGCGCTGCTTGTCGTAGTCCACCCCGCCGTAGACCAGCGCAAAGCGCAGGCCCAGGTCGGCGCCAAACTTGACCGCATCCTTGTGGATCTGGATCGCCAGCTCGCGGGTCGGGGCCAGGATCAGCGCGCGCGGGTCTTCCGGTTTGCGGTCGGCCAGCGCCGGGCGGTTCAGCAGGCGGTTCACCACCGTCACCAGGAACGCCAGCGTCTTGCCGGTGCCGGTCTGGGCCTGGCCGGCGACATCGCCGCCTGGCAGCGCGACCGGCAGCGTCAGCGCCTGGATCGGGGTACAGCGGGTGAACCCGGCGCTCTCCAGCCCGGCGATCAACGCCGGATGCAGGTCGAACGTGGAAAAAGTCAAATCGGTCAGCGGTTTGTCGCTCATTATTCCGTCTTCGTGAGGCGCCCTGGGCAGCCCGGGCGCGGCTTGCATCGATGCCGACAGCGTCGCAAACTGCGGCTGTTGTGGCGGACAGCGCGGCTTCAGGACTGACACTTGATTCAGTCGCGCAATACCCCAGTTTAACGCAATGTAGCGGCCTACCCGTTCGGGCGGGCCGTTTTGGTTTCCAGGAGACCCAACGTGAGCGACAAGGTTCAACATGTCGGCGATGCCGACTTCGATACAGCTGTACTGCAATCCGGCGAACCGGTCCTGGTGGATTTCTGGGCCGAATGGTGTGGCCCATGCAAGATGATCGCCCCGGTACTGGACGATCTGGCCGATACATACCAGGGCAGACTCAAGGTTGCCAAGGTCAATGTGGACCAGAACCGCGCTTTGGCCATCAAGTACCACGTGCGGTCGATCCCGATGCTGCTGCTGTTCAAGGACGGGCAGGTGCAGGCAACCCAGATCGGCGCGGTTGGCAAGGGCCAGCTGACCCAGATGATCGACAAGACCCTGGGCGGCGCGGCCGCCTGAGCGAGCGGGCGTCCCAGCGATGGGCGCCCCCGATGTTTCGCCAGCAGTTAAACCCTGCCCCGGCAGACGCTTGCGCGGTTGAGCGCAGCGGTGATAGTGTCAGTCGATCCGGAGCACGTTCGTGCGCCGCCGTACCCCTCTAGAAACGTCTCTCTAGACTCCCATCACCATAGTTCGCCCCCCAGCCGGGCGCTCGCACTCTTAGCGAGGAATCAAGCACTTGTCCGATCATCCTTCTTCCGATACCGGGAGCGTCGACGCTCCTGTCGAGAAACGCGTGCGCAAGCCGCGCGTGAGCAAGACCGCCGTTGCCAATGACGACGGTGGCGCGCAACAGCCCAACCTGCCCTTGCCCGCCAGCCCCGCGCCTGATGTTCCGCGTGCGCCGCAGGCACCGTCGCACGCTGCCGATTCGGCACCGGCGCAGACGTCCAGCGATGGCGCATATGCCGGTAACGCCCCCAGCGCCAGTCATGGCAATCAAGGCAACCAGGGCGGCGACAACCATGGCGAATCCCGCGAAGGTGGCCAGTCGCAGCAGCAGCGCTTCAACCAGGCGCAGAACCAGCAGAACCAGAATCAGGCGCAAAGCCGGGGTCAAGGCCAGAACCAGGGTCAAGCCCAGGTCCAGGGCCAGCCGCAAAATCAAGGTCAGGGTCAGGACCAAGGTCAGAACGCCGGCCAGAATCAGCAAGGTCAGAGCCAGGGGCAGAACCAGCAGGGCAATCGCCGTGACCGGTTCCGCAACCGCCGCGACCGTGGGCCGCGCGATCGGTTCGGTAATGAAACCGGTGGCGGCATGCCGTCGTCCGATGGCAGCAACGAGCCGTTTATCGCGCGTCCGCACCCGGCCGTGCCGGATGGCTTCCCGGTGTATTCGCTGAGCGATCTCAAGCGGATGCCGGCGCAGAAGCTGCTGGATATCGCCGATCAGCTCAACATCCAGGAAGGCGTGGCGCGTGCGCGCAAGCAGGACGTGATCTTCGCCCTGCTCAAGGTGCTGACCCGCCACGGCGAAGGCGTTGCCGCCGACGGCGTGCTGGAAATCCTGCCCGACGGCTTCGGTTTCCTGCGTGCCGCCGAAGCCAGCTACCTGGCCGGCCCGGACGATACGTATATCTCGCCCAGCCAGATCCGCCGCTTCAACCTGCGCACCGGCGACCATCTGTCCGGCCGCATCCGCTTCCCGAAGGACGGCGAACGCTATTTCGCGCTGTCGATCGTCGACACCATCAACGGCGAACCGCTGGAAGCCAGCAAGAACAAGGTGCTGTTCGAGAACCTGACCCCGCTGTTCCCGCGCCGGCGTTTCCGTCTGGAGCGTGGCGATGGGTCCACCGAGGACATCACCGGCCGCATCCTGGATCTGATGGCGCCGCAGGGTAAGGGTCAGCGTGCGCTGATCGTCTCCCCGCCCAAGGCCGGTAAGACGATGATGATGCAGCAGGTGGCCACGGCCATCACCAGCAATCATCCCGAAGTGCACATGATCGTGTTGCTGATCGACGAGCGCCCGGAAGAAGTGACCGAAATGCAGCGCACCGTGCGCGGCGAGGTCATCTCTTCCACGTTCGACGAACCGGCTGCGCGTCACGTGCAGGTTGCCGAGATGGTGATCGAGCGGGCCAAGCGCCTGGTCGAGCACAAGAAGGACGTGGTGATCCTGCTCGACTCGATCACCCGTCTGGCGCGCGCCTACAACAACGTGGTGCCCAGTTCCGGCAAGGTGCTCACCGGTGGTGTGGACGCCAACGCGTTGCATCGCCCGAAGCGCTTCTTCGGTGCGGCCCGTAATGTCGAAGAAGGCGGCTCGCTGACCATCATCGCCACGGCGCTGGTCGAGACCGGCAGCAAGATGGACGAAGTGATCTACGAAGAATTCAAGGGCACCGGCAACAGCGAAGTGCATTTGAACCGTCGTATCACCGAAAAGCGCGTTTACCCGGCGATCGACATCAACCGTTCGGGTACGCGTCGCGAAGATCTGTTGATCGAGCCGGAGCTGCTGCAGAAGATCTGGATTCTGCGCAAGCTGCTGCACCCGATGGACGAAATCGCAGCGATGGAATTCCTGCTGGACAAGATGAAGACCACCAAGTCCAACGACGAGTTCTTCAGTTCGATGAAGCGCTGATTTCGATCGGCATTCTCGATAAGAAAAAGCCCCGCATTGCGGGGCTTTTTTGTGGGTGCGCGATTGCTTGCAGTCACAAGCCTGGTTGGCCGAGTGCGCGGTGCCCTCACCGCTCACGGGACACGCCGTGAATCCGTCCATGGAGGCTCGGTGGCGGCATCCATGCCGCCACACGGTCCCGCAATCGGTAAGGACACCGCACCAGAAAGTTTGCTGACTGCTTTGTTGAAAACCATGCGCACCGACCATCTCAATTGGTCATTGCCCGCCCACCGTCGCGGGACCTTACGCGGCATGGATGCCGCGTAAGAGCCTACATGGACGTACTTGCGGCGTGTCCTGCGATGGTGGGCGGGCAAGGGCCCTGCAGCAAACTCACAGCATCAAGGTCGCGGCAAGAACACCGCACCCGACAGTTTGCTGGCTGTTTATTGAAACTATGCACACCGACCATCTTCGATGGTCCTTGCCCGCCTACCGTCGCGGGACCTTACGCGGCATGGATGCAGCGTAAGAGCCTACACGGACGTACTTGCGGCGTGTCCTGCGATGGTGGGTGGGCAAGGGCCCTGCAGCCAAATTGCAGATCAGCCGCCCTGCCGCCAAGCATCAGATAATCCGCCCCGCAGCGAAGGCCCAGATCGTCGGCTCCGCAATAGACCGGCATGAAGTAGTTTGCTAGCCGCTCTGATGTTGGCGTTGCGCTTAACTTCCTTGCAGCGGTGTCACCAAGCGCACACCTACTCCGCGTGCCGAGAACAATCCACTTCCAGGTAGCGCATCCGGACTGTCGGTCGATGCTGACGCACCGCGCTGTTCGTGCCAGGGCGCCGGCTGACGTGGGCCCGGCAAATAGGATTGCCACGTTTTGGCTTGCTTTGCAGCGGTCAGATTGCCTGGCCAGGTTTCGATGTCGAAGGTGACCGGAACCCGCATGACCCAGTACGGCGCGTCGGCCTCGACGCCTTGCGTTGGCGGCTCAAATGTCCAGCGCTGCGCCTTGGCGATTGCGGCATCGGCAAACGCCTTGCGCCAGCGCGGGCGCTTCGATTCCGGCGCTAGCGTGGTCAGGTTGACCTGCTCTGCAACCAGATCCTCGACCTTGCCATCGCGCCCGATCTTGAGCAGCAGATACACCACCCCTGTCGCACCTTCTCGAAACGCATGCTCGGGATAGGCGGGCGGCGGCATGTCTTTGGCAGCAACGCTGGCTGCACCTTGCTCCTGGCTGCCGAAATGCGCGCTGCGAATCGATACCGCATACGTGTTGTTGTCGCCCGGCTTGGCGACCAGCAGCAGATTCATCGGTAGTTGCGCGGGCAATGCGCTTCCATCGTCTTTGACAGGGTCGAAGCGCCAGGAGGCGATCGATTGCTTGACGCGGTCGCGGACCACTGGCGGCAAGCTTGCTTCGTCGGTGAGCTTGACCGCCGTGACAGTGCCGTCCGGGGTCAGCGTCAATTCGCCCGCGACATTCATGCTGGCCTCCATCTGCGCCTGCACCTGCGCGGCACTGGGACGTGCCTGCACGCCGTTGATACTCGCCATTGCCAGCAAAATCCCCAGGCCCAAGCGTTGCTTCCACTGCATGACCGCGCTCCATCGTGATTGAATCTTCGTTGTACCAGCCTTGGTGCATACGCGTAAATCCTGGACCAGGTTTATCCGTTTCTCCGTCGGTAACGGCGGCGTGCCGGGGTGCTTGAATGCCTGCGACGCGACTGCGCAGTTGCGATACACCGACAGCAGATGGAGGTACGCGCACACGCCTCAGCGCTGCAGCAAATGGACGTGCGCGATCTGCGCGGCATCGGACGATTCGGCAGTCAGCACTGTTGCGCCTTGCGTGAGTCGGATCGTCTGCAATTGCGGTTGCAGGCGACGCAGCGGGTCGAGTTGCGCCAGCAGATCGCAGGCCGCCGATGCCCATGCGGCAGCCGGCCCGATCCAGCGACCATCGGCAGCGACCGGATTGTAGGGATAGGCCACGATCCAGCGCCCGGCGCCGGAGGGTGCAGTGACGACCGTGGGATCTGGTGCGTACATCGCGGGTGCCAGCTGCAACATGGACGTTGGCTGTGCGGAGATGTCGTGATCGGCCGCGACAGGGCGCAGCCACAGCCTGGCGGATTCATCGGAGTGCCAGGGACGCAGCGTCAAACCTGTGCGCGGTGCCAGTGCAACCACTTGGCGATACAGCTGCGCGCTGAGTGGATCGTCGGGATCGTAGGTGATCGCAAGGCTGCGATGGCCACGCGCCTGCGCCACGTCGAGCAGGCGTGCCAGCTGTGCCTGTACGCCGGGAAATGCGTAATCCCAGCGCGCGCCCTGCGGTGCGTCCAGCATGGAGAACGGCAGCGCAGTGACGATGTTGCGACCATGCATCAGATCGGCGTACGTCTGTTCCCAGCCGGCGATAAACGGTGCCAGCAATAAGGTGTCGCGCGATGGATGCAGCTGCGACTGCAATAGCTCGGCGGCCTCTTCGGGCGTATCGAAAGACACCACGTCGAAGGCGGCCAGGCGCCCGGTTTCTGCAGGACGACAGCTGCGCAGCGCATCGTGCAATGCATCGGCAATCGGCTGACGGCCCGGGCGCGGCAACAGCAGTGCGATGCGCAACGAAGCATCGCGCTGCGCAACCGGATGCGACAGCTGCTGCAGATAGGCCAGCAAGGCCTGCACTTCGTCGTCGGCCAGTGCGACGCGCGGCATGATCGGGTCCAGACGGCGACCGTCCGGCGCGCTGCCGGCGCGCACCGCATGCGCCAATGCATCCACGTCGTAGCGAGTCAATGGCGCATCGGCGCGACGTGCGGGGAACCGCGCCGATAGTTGCGACCACCGAATATCCGGCGCACGCACGAAGCCCTCGGATTTACCGCGGCCGTCGTCGCCATGACAGCCGGCGCAGCCGTGCACGCCGAGGCCGGCGACGTTGCGTCCGTCGCGCCCGATGCCGGTTGCATACAGCGACCGGCCAAGCTCGGCTGGCGGCGCGCCCTGGGCAAATGCAGCCGCCGCCGCACACGCGCACGCGGTGAGCAACCAGGCGTAAAGGCGGCGGTGCATCGGCGTGCGCTCAGGCTTCGTCGGCAAGCCGCAGCAGATCCAGCGCGATCCGCTCCGCCGGCGCATCCGGACGCAGCTTGAGCCAATGCTGGCGCCCGGCACGCCCGGCGATCAGCAGCGTGCTGTGGCTCTCGGGCTCGCCACTCCATTGGCCCAGCTTGCCGAGCACCTGCTGCATCGTCTCGGGGGCGGCGACGACAAAGCGCCAACCATCTACGTCGGCGCCATATTTTGCAGCGAAGGCTTTCATCGATTGCGGGGTATCGCGCTTGGGATCGATCGACAGCGACAGAAAGCGCACGTCCTTGCCGAAACGCTCGCCCAGCTGCCGGCGCACCTGCTGCAGCATCTGCGTCTGCATCGGGCAGGCGTTGGGGCAGTTGGTAAACACCAGGTTGACCAGCACCACGCCTTCGCTCAACAGATCGGTATAAAAGCGGTGGCCGACGCCGTTTTGGTCAACCAGGGTGTCGTCGCCGAAGTAATCGCGTGCGCGCGTCTCGGGCGCGCCGGTGGAGGTGCCGCGTGCAGCAGCCAATGCCGGCCACGCCAGTACCAGCGCCAGACACAAGCGCCGCCGCTTCATGGCGCACCTCGCGCGCCGGCATCGGTCGCCAGCGCATCGACGGCGGCCAGTAATCGCGCCGGCTCGGGCATGCCGACCCATCGCCACCAGCGTCCCTGGCGCGCATCGCCGACCAGCATCACCGGGCCGTGGTCTTCCGGTCGACCACCGACCGGCAGCCCGAAGCCGCGCAAGACCCGGTCGATATCGGAAGGCGTGCCGGTGAGCCAGTACCAGCGCTCGCCAGCGCGTACGCGCCGACTGAAATCGAGCAGTTGCGCGGGGGTGTCGTGGCGCGGGTCCAGGGTGATCGAAATCAGCGTGACCTTGCCGCGCGGCCGCAGCGCCAGCTCGCGCTGCACGCTGCCCATCACGGCGGTGAGCGCCGGACAGATGGTGGTGCAGCGGGTGTACATGAAATCGACCACCACGATGCCTTCCTGCAGCAGCGGTTGCAGATCGTGAGGCTGACCGTGGGCGTCCAGCAACGCCACTTCCGGCACCTGCACCTCGGTGGGACTGGCGGCCAGGGTCTGCGCCTGTGCCATGCGGTGATGGGCAGCGTGCGGGCCGTGCTGGGCCGCAGCCGCCACGGCAGTGGAAGACAGCAGCATCAGGCCGCAGGCCGAGAGCAGGAACATGCGCATTTAGTTGGCTCCTTGCAAAACGGTGGGCTCACGAACGAACAAGGTGGCAAAAACCAGCTGCACCGGCGTGGCTGCGTCCAGATAGGCGTAGTAACCGCCGCTGGCCTGCAACGCACCGTGCGCGACCCAGACCCCTGGCTGCGCAGTGTCCGGATGCATTGGCCAGGTGGCGGTGACGTTGCCGTTGGCCATGACGATGCGCAGCCGCAATGGCTGGCCGGCGATGCGGGCGGCGGCCTGCGCATCGCGCGCGGCAACCCGCAATGCGAAACGTTCGCCTGGCGCCAACGAGCGCGTCGAATCGCCTTCCCAGCGCATCGCCACCTGCGCAGGCCCCGCTACAGGCGCGGCGGCGGCGACCTGCAGGCCGATGCATTCCTGCACCTTGGGCAGGGCGCTGGCGATGGCCATCACCATCTGCCCGGCGGCGGGCAGGCGCACGATGGCGGTGTATTCGCCCACACCGGTCTGGCGCAGACCGCGAAGCGCGAGCAGTGCCGCCATCGGCGTATGCCCGTAGGTGCGCACGCCCGCATCCGGCGCGTTCATGCCTTCCATGTAGTGATACAGCGTGCGCTCGGCAGGAGTGGCGATGAAGGCGCCGTTGCCCTCGTAGCTTTCGGCCATGCTGGAGGCGCGCGGCAACTCCGCACTGGCCGAGGGCGCGGCGGCACCGGCGGGTACGAATTTCAAAAACGGCGCGGCGGTGTCCAGGCTGGCCAGCGACAACAATGCGACCTGCTCGCTGTCCAGCGCGCGCACATAGGCGTATTGCGCGGAGAAGGCGATGTCGTATGGCCGCCCGGAAATGGTGATGGCATGCCGCAGCGCACCGCTGCCTGCATCGTGGGCGAGCAGGCGATGCTGCACGGGATTGGCCAGCAGCACATGGCGGGCATCCGGGGTGAGCCGGGCCGGGCCGCTGCCCCGCTCCACCACGCGCGTGTCCACCGCTTCGCCGTCGCGGCTATAGCGCCAGATGCGCCCGGCGCGGGCGCTCACCACCCACAGCAAGCCATTGCCGGGGGCGAACAGCACCGCGGATGGTTCGTCGTCCAAAGACAGCCGGCGCACGATCGCCAGGCTGTCGGTGTCGACAATCGCCAGCGCGCGCCCTTCGCGACTGCTGACATAGGCCAGGCGGCCATCTTCGGAAAACGCGATTTCGTGATGCCCGGCCGGCAGTGGCAACTGC includes:
- the rhlB gene encoding ATP-dependent RNA helicase RhlB, yielding MSDKPLTDLTFSTFDLHPALIAGLESAGFTRCTPIQALTLPVALPGGDVAGQAQTGTGKTLAFLVTVVNRLLNRPALADRKPEDPRALILAPTRELAIQIHKDAVKFGADLGLRFALVYGGVDYDKQRELLQQGVDVIIATPGRLIDYVKQHKVVSLHACEICVLDEADRMFDLGFIRDIRFLLRRMPERGTRQTLLFSATLSHRVLELAYEHMNEPEKLVVETETITAARVRQRIYFPSDEEKQTLLLGLLSRSEGARTMVFVNTKAFVERVARTLERHGYRVGVLSGDVPQKKRESLLNRFQKGQLEILVATDVAARGLHIDGVKYVYNYDLPFDAEDYVHRIGRTARLGEEGDAISFACERYAMSLPDIEAYIAQKIPVEPVTSELLIPLPRTARVPVEGEEVDADAGDSVGTIFREAREQRAAEEQRRGGGRSGPGGASRSGSSSGGGRRDGGSADAKPRPRRKPRVEGDVAAETATVAAASETPVVAAATTEAPSTGVADAERAPRKRRRRRNGRPVEGGEPAVASTPVAAPAAPRKPTQVVAKPVRSATKPSGSPSLLSRIGRRLRSLVSGN
- the trxA gene encoding thioredoxin TrxA, yielding MSDKVQHVGDADFDTAVLQSGEPVLVDFWAEWCGPCKMIAPVLDDLADTYQGRLKVAKVNVDQNRALAIKYHVRSIPMLLLFKDGQVQATQIGAVGKGQLTQMIDKTLGGAAA
- the rho gene encoding transcription termination factor Rho, with protein sequence MSDHPSSDTGSVDAPVEKRVRKPRVSKTAVANDDGGAQQPNLPLPASPAPDVPRAPQAPSHAADSAPAQTSSDGAYAGNAPSASHGNQGNQGGDNHGESREGGQSQQQRFNQAQNQQNQNQAQSRGQGQNQGQAQVQGQPQNQGQGQDQGQNAGQNQQGQSQGQNQQGNRRDRFRNRRDRGPRDRFGNETGGGMPSSDGSNEPFIARPHPAVPDGFPVYSLSDLKRMPAQKLLDIADQLNIQEGVARARKQDVIFALLKVLTRHGEGVAADGVLEILPDGFGFLRAAEASYLAGPDDTYISPSQIRRFNLRTGDHLSGRIRFPKDGERYFALSIVDTINGEPLEASKNKVLFENLTPLFPRRRFRLERGDGSTEDITGRILDLMAPQGKGQRALIVSPPKAGKTMMMQQVATAITSNHPEVHMIVLLIDERPEEVTEMQRTVRGEVISSTFDEPAARHVQVAEMVIERAKRLVEHKKDVVILLDSITRLARAYNNVVPSSGKVLTGGVDANALHRPKRFFGAARNVEEGGSLTIIATALVETGSKMDEVIYEEFKGTGNSEVHLNRRITEKRVYPAIDINRSGTRREDLLIEPELLQKIWILRKLLHPMDEIAAMEFLLDKMKTTKSNDEFFSSMKR
- a CDS encoding c-type cytochrome; amino-acid sequence: MHRRLYAWLLTACACAAAAAFAQGAPPAELGRSLYATGIGRDGRNVAGLGVHGCAGCHGDDGRGKSEGFVRAPDIRWSQLSARFPARRADAPLTRYDVDALAHAVRAGSAPDGRRLDPIMPRVALADDEVQALLAYLQQLSHPVAQRDASLRIALLLPRPGRQPIADALHDALRSCRPAETGRLAAFDVVSFDTPEEAAELLQSQLHPSRDTLLLAPFIAGWEQTYADLMHGRNIVTALPFSMLDAPQGARWDYAFPGVQAQLARLLDVAQARGHRSLAITYDPDDPLSAQLYRQVVALAPRTGLTLRPWHSDESARLWLRPVAADHDISAQPTSMLQLAPAMYAPDPTVVTAPSGAGRWIVAYPYNPVAADGRWIGPAAAWASAACDLLAQLDPLRRLQPQLQTIRLTQGATVLTAESSDAAQIAHVHLLQR
- a CDS encoding SCO family protein; the protein is MKRRRLCLALVLAWPALAAARGTSTGAPETRARDYFGDDTLVDQNGVGHRFYTDLLSEGVVLVNLVFTNCPNACPMQTQMLQQVRRQLGERFGKDVRFLSLSIDPKRDTPQSMKAFAAKYGADVDGWRFVVAAPETMQQVLGKLGQWSGEPESHSTLLIAGRAGRQHWLKLRPDAPAERIALDLLRLADEA
- a CDS encoding SCO family protein translates to MRMFLLSACGLMLLSSTAVAAAAQHGPHAAHHRMAQAQTLAASPTEVQVPEVALLDAHGQPHDLQPLLQEGIVVVDFMYTRCTTICPALTAVMGSVQRELALRPRGKVTLISITLDPRHDTPAQLLDFSRRVRAGERWYWLTGTPSDIDRVLRGFGLPVGGRPEDHGPVMLVGDARQGRWWRWVGMPEPARLLAAVDALATDAGARGAP
- a CDS encoding YncE family protein, whose protein sequence is MAPPRPRRSLRTGGALAGLLLCALALAAPPPKPPTPVYLDRALEAEGVGLRLRLEALEPGAPGQPVAGQQLRLRIDARRLADGQPLNNWAPGAWLDRATDPLSGAVPVCHQRIAGFLSANLLQRPLLDMTGYYLLSLDAEPSVSVLDPAVSFSGRTSLLAAMRLEGRGFDWVKTSDDARLYVALPEARKLAVLDVQGLKTLAHVALQGRPTRLALQPGERLLWIGRVGEAGDSGVDVFDTVEARIVAQLPLPAGHHEIAFSEDGRLAYVSSREGRALAIVDTDSLAIVRRLSLDDEPSAVLFAPGNGLLWVVSARAGRIWRYSRDGEAVDTRVVERGSGPARLTPDARHVLLANPVQHRLLAHDAGSGALRHAITISGRPYDIAFSAQYAYVRALDSEQVALLSLASLDTAAPFLKFVPAGAAAPSASAELPRASSMAESYEGNGAFIATPAERTLYHYMEGMNAPDAGVRTYGHTPMAALLALRGLRQTGVGEYTAIVRLPAAGQMVMAIASALPKVQECIGLQVAAAAPVAGPAQVAMRWEGDSTRSLAPGERFALRVAARDAQAAARIAGQPLRLRIVMANGNVTATWPMHPDTAQPGVWVAHGALQASGGYYAYLDAATPVQLVFATLFVREPTVLQGAN